CGCCAACAATGCTTTGGTAGATCCTTGCACAGGTTTCAACCCAAGAGTTCCTTCTTTGGAAGAATTGAAAGCTATTTACAATGCTTGTTATGAAGGTCTTGTTTATGCTGAAGAAGTTGTTGCAGGATAATATTTTAATCCTACTATTATAATTAAACGTTATAGATTTTTGAAATCTATAACGTTTTTTTTTGGGTATGTTTATCACTAGCCCCGATTGAGCGGCCTGTTTGAGCTCTTTTTCAAGTTTCGGGTTCGGCGGCTTCGCCGCCGAACCCGAAACTTGAAAAAAGCGAGTAGCGAAAGCGGGAAAAAGCTCCAAAATTTAAGTTTAAAATAAAAACAGGAAGCCAATTTTGACTTCCTGTTTTGTTTTATTGATAAATCACTACATCATCTTTTTTAATCTGATAGCCTTTTTTCTTATAAGGAACTAAAACGTAGCTTTCTTTAATGTGACTTCCGCTTTTCCAGATTTTTCCCGTGCCCTGTCTATCCAGAATAATACTTTTAGCATTTCCATCGGGAATAAAAATTTCGGCTTTGCTCATGCTTTTGTTGAAGATAACCGCCGTCATCGAAGTATAGCTTTTATCAGATTTCACCTCGTTGAGTTTAATTTTCTGTTCAAAAACGCGTACACAATCATTTCTAAGTTGTGAATAGGTATAACCCGCCGAACCGATGCAGCCATGAACATCTCTGTCGCCACCCACAACCGGAGCTTTCTTCTGTGCAAAGGTTAAACTTCCAAGGAACATCGCAGTAAATAAAATTGTTTTTTTCATATTGTAAAAATTTAAGTTTTCATTTGGTAAAAAGTGTGCCAAAAAGCATCTATTGGTTATTATTGTTCTAAGATAGAAAAAAAACCATTCATTTTGAGCGGCTTAAAAAAAAAATTTATTCTGTTGGGTTTTGCCTTATATTTTATTTTGGTCTCTTCGATTAGAGCTTTGAAAAAAATCATATCGAGAAGTTTGTGTTTGGGAGACCAATTTTGAGCTTTGGTTCACGGGGTTCTCGATACATTTTTTCTCCACTTCGTTACGAAAAAACACTCGAACTGACGCATCTATTCTTAACATGTATTATATTAGAATTTATATTTAATTGTTTAAAAATACTGATTGACCCATTCGTTAAGTACATCAAACATTCCATTAAACTAATCAACCATTACGGTACAACAGTCAAGCATTTTGAAATAGCAGTCAACCATTCCGAAGAGGCAATCAAGTATAATTTATTGCTTTTTAATACTTTACAGACATATTCTATTTTTAATCTGTTCTGTTTTAGTTTTATTAATTTATTTTCCATAAAAAAAGTCACTCTTTCGAATGACTTTTATAATAATTGATTTGAACCTTTTATTTTGTCCAATTGATTTTTGAATGTTTCACCTCTTCCGAGTTGGTACCAATCATGATATCAAAATCTCCGGCTTCCCAATCGTATTTCAAATCTCCGTTGTAGAATTTCAGATTTTCAGGGCTGATATCGAAGGTAACCTTTTTAGATTCTCCTTTTTTCAACATCACTTTTTGGAATCCTTTCAATTCTTTTACCGGTCTTGTGATGCTTCCCACCATATCTCTGATGTATAACTGAACCACCTCAGCTCCGTCGTAGTTTCCGGAATTGGTAACCGTTATGGAAGCCTGAATCGTCTGGTCTCCTTTTGGATGAGCATTAGAAACCGTTACATCAGAATAAGTGAATGTAGAATAGCTTAAACCAAATCCAAACGGATAAAGCGGTGTATTACACTCATCCATATAATTAGAACGGAATCTTTGGTATTCACATTTATCAGTCAACTCCTGGCTTAAAGGGCGACCTGTGTTTTTAGCATTATAATAAATAGGAACCTGTCCTAAGCTTCTTGGGAACGTCATCGGTAATTTCCCTGAAGGATTTACTTTTCCAAAAAGAACATCTGCAATAGCATTTCCGGCTTCAGAACCTGGGAACCAAGCATTCAGAATAGCATCGGGCGTATCTTTTACATTCGTTAAAGCCAAAGGACGACCGGTGAATAACACCATTGCGATTGGTTTTCCTGTCTTTTTCAATTCATTTAATAAATCAACCTGAGACTGAGGAATCGTGATTTCAGTTCTTGAAGAAGATTCTCCGCTCATTTCCGCAGATTCTCCGATGGCCAGAACAATAACATCTGCTTTATTGGCAACGTCAACCGCTTCTTTTAATAACGCTTCTTTTGAACGGTTGTCTCTATCGGTTTTCTTTCCGTGAGCTGCGTAGATTTCTTCTAATTTAGCATCGTAATCGATGTTTGCTCCTTTAGCAGAAAGGAATTTCACATCTTTTCCGTAATTAGCCTGAAGACCTTGCATTAAATTCACAGAAATTGCGTGCTTTGTAGCCACACTCCAAGTTCCTGCCATGTTCATTGAGTTGTTTACCAATGGTCCGATTACCGCAACTGTTCCTGATTTTTTCAATGGTAAAACCTGGTTTTCGTTTTTCATCAAAACCATAGACTGAGAAGCTACGTTTCTCGCAATATTACGGTTTTCCATGCTGTAAACTTCTTTTGCAGCCAACTTAGCATCTCCGTGCTTGTATGGATTGTCGAACAAACCCAGATCATATTTTGCTTCAAGAATTCTTTTCGTTGCCATATCGATCTCAGCCTGCGTCACTTTTCCTTCAGCTAAAGATTTTTTTAATGTTGTTAAAAAGCCTTCACCTACCATATCCATATCAACACCCGCTTTCAACGCCAATGCAGAAACTTCCTGAAGATCTCCCATTCCGTGGTCTACCATCTCATTGATCCCTGTGTAATCGGTCACTACAAAACCTTTGAATTTCCACATATTTCTCAATACTTCTGTCTGCAACCATCTGTTTCCCGTCGCCGGAACTCCATCCACTTCATTGAAAGAAGCCATCACAGATGCTACACCTGCATCAACAGCTGCTTTATACGGTGGGAAATATTCGTTGAACATTCTCACGTGGCTCATGTCAACCGTATTGTAATCTCTACCCGCTTCACCAGCTCCGTACAGTGCAAAATGCTTTACACAAGCCAAAATATTAGTTCCGTTTGCCAAATCTTTTCCTTGATAACCGTACACCATGTTTTTAGAAATTTCACTTCCTAAATACGGATCTTCACCAGAGCCTTCAGAAACTCTTCCCCATCTTGGTTCGCGGGAAATGTCCACCATTGGCGAGAACGTCCAGTTGATTCCGTCGGCTGCTGCTTCTCTTGCTGCAACTTTCGCTGACTGCTGCACTAAATTCATATCCCAGGAAGACGCTAATCCTAGTGGAATCGGGAAAGTGGTTTCGTAACCGTGAATCACATCCATTCCGAAGATCATCGGAATTTTCAGACGGCTGTTTTCAACCGCTACTTTCTGAACGGCCTTGATTTTATCAGCCCCTTTTATATTGAATAGTCCACCGACTAAACCTTGCTCTACTTTTTTTCCGATATCGGAACTTTTAGCCAGACCTGTCGTAAAATCTCCTGAACTTGGTAAATTCAGCTGCCCGATTTTCTCGTCTAAGGTCATTTTAGCCAAAAGATTATCTACAAAAGCTTTCTTTTTAGCCTGATACTGCGCTGTCTGATAAGACTGAACGGGCTTCGTTACCATTTCCTGAGCCGAAACTACAGGTGCTAGTGCTAAAGTCGCGATTACAATTAACTTTCTCATAAATCTATCTTCTTAAATTATAGTTCAATTTTTTTTGTTTTTTGTTGGTTAAACGCAAAGGCGCAATTCTTTTAAAAACTTCATGTTTTTAAGGCGCAAAGGCGTTTCACTTAGTAAAGTTTTTATGCTTTACGATTTAATAATAATTTAAATTTTAACGCTAAGTTCGCTAATGTTCTTCTTTAAAATTATCCTGCGTATTTTTTATTCGCAAGGGCGTTTCACTCAGCGAATGATAGCAATCTAAAATTTACTTATACTATCAATTTTAAATGAATTATTTCTCTTTCTTTTTACTCAACATCCATTCATACAACGCAGGATTTGAATATGTAGAATCCCATGAATTATGATTATCATTTGGGAAAATCGTTAATTCTGCCGATGGATTGACTGGGTGTAGTTTTTGGTAAAAATTAAAAGCATTTTCAGGCAAAACAACATCGTCCATTCCGCCGTGAAAAATTTTCATGTTTAAATCTTTGTATTGATTGATGTTCGCATACATCACTCTGTCAGTCGGTGCGCAAACGGAAACTACCGCAGCAAACATTTCAGGATGTTCCATAGCCAGTTTCAGCGTTCCCCAACCTCCCATCGAAAGCCCTGTAAGGTAAATTCTGGAAGTATCTATCTTATACTTTTTCTGAATTTCTTTAATCAAATGATAAACGCTTACCGTATCCCACCAATTATCTGCAGGGCATTGAGGAGCCAAAATCGCCACAGGTTCATTAATTAAATTCCTGTACGTAAAAGGACTATGCGCTTTTACAGCTTCCAGATCGTTTCCTCTTTCTCCCGAACCGTGAAGAAATACAATTAACGGAACATTTCCTTTTACTTTTTGAGGATAATCGAGAACGTAAGATATTTTCTCGGTTCTTTTGACCTCTTTGTTGAATGTTGTTTTTATTTCCTGAGCATTTACGCTTAAAGAAAATGGTAAAAGTAAGAGGGGTAAGTGGTTTATTTTTAATTTCATTGTTAATATTTAGGTTTTGTTTGAATGGTTATTTATCCTTGTCAAGGTTTAAAACCTTGACAAGGACATTTATTTAATATTATATTTTTCAGATTTGAAACTCAATTTCTTTAATCCTTGCTGAATTTCCGGAGCATTCATGAATAATTTCCATAAAAATCCGGTTCTGTAATTTTCAATCATCGGAGCAATCGTTCCCTGATCAATCGCTAAATATCTTGGCGTTGTCCAATTATCATAATTG
The sequence above is a segment of the Chryseobacterium sp. MYb264 genome. Coding sequences within it:
- the bglX gene encoding beta-glucosidase BglX, with amino-acid sequence MRKLIVIATLALAPVVSAQEMVTKPVQSYQTAQYQAKKKAFVDNLLAKMTLDEKIGQLNLPSSGDFTTGLAKSSDIGKKVEQGLVGGLFNIKGADKIKAVQKVAVENSRLKIPMIFGMDVIHGYETTFPIPLGLASSWDMNLVQQSAKVAAREAAADGINWTFSPMVDISREPRWGRVSEGSGEDPYLGSEISKNMVYGYQGKDLANGTNILACVKHFALYGAGEAGRDYNTVDMSHVRMFNEYFPPYKAAVDAGVASVMASFNEVDGVPATGNRWLQTEVLRNMWKFKGFVVTDYTGINEMVDHGMGDLQEVSALALKAGVDMDMVGEGFLTTLKKSLAEGKVTQAEIDMATKRILEAKYDLGLFDNPYKHGDAKLAAKEVYSMENRNIARNVASQSMVLMKNENQVLPLKKSGTVAVIGPLVNNSMNMAGTWSVATKHAISVNLMQGLQANYGKDVKFLSAKGANIDYDAKLEEIYAAHGKKTDRDNRSKEALLKEAVDVANKADVIVLAIGESAEMSGESSSRTEITIPQSQVDLLNELKKTGKPIAMVLFTGRPLALTNVKDTPDAILNAWFPGSEAGNAIADVLFGKVNPSGKLPMTFPRSLGQVPIYYNAKNTGRPLSQELTDKCEYQRFRSNYMDECNTPLYPFGFGLSYSTFTYSDVTVSNAHPKGDQTIQASITVTNSGNYDGAEVVQLYIRDMVGSITRPVKELKGFQKVMLKKGESKKVTFDISPENLKFYNGDLKYDWEAGDFDIMIGTNSEEVKHSKINWTK
- a CDS encoding prolyl oligopeptidase family serine peptidase, which produces MKLKINHLPLLLLPFSLSVNAQEIKTTFNKEVKRTEKISYVLDYPQKVKGNVPLIVFLHGSGERGNDLEAVKAHSPFTYRNLINEPVAILAPQCPADNWWDTVSVYHLIKEIQKKYKIDTSRIYLTGLSMGGWGTLKLAMEHPEMFAAVVSVCAPTDRVMYANINQYKDLNMKIFHGGMDDVVLPENAFNFYQKLHPVNPSAELTIFPNDNHNSWDSTYSNPALYEWMLSKKKEK